Proteins encoded in a region of the Populus nigra chromosome 3, ddPopNigr1.1, whole genome shotgun sequence genome:
- the LOC133689139 gene encoding uncharacterized protein LOC133689139, whose protein sequence is MSCNNRSNPPLFFLLAFVFLFFLFTSSTATPSSATSHSLSLSISDDVVGERENDGVLVSWKARRHLAEEGNTTSSLILAAKRTRRRDPLENSKFYTSGYNISNKHYWASVGLTAAPFFIVAAVWFVIFGLCLSFICLCYCCCRREPYGYSRACYALSLISLIFFTIAAIAGCGVLYAGQGKFHRITTDTLEYVVNQADVTAENLRNVSDYLAAAKNAGVLSVFLPTSVRNDIDSIQTKINSSGATLSSTTQKNSQGIQDVLDTIRLILIILAAVMLALAFLGFVFSIFGMQCLVYFLVILGWILVTCTFVLCGVFLLLHNVVADTCISMDEWVQNPTAKTALDDIIPCVDNATAQETLRQTKETTYQLVSVVDNIINTVSNKNIPPQAGNLYYNQSGPLMPVLCNPYKSDYTDRQCAAGEVDLSNATQVWKKYTCQVSSGICTTPGRLTPSLYNQMESAVNLSYGLNRYGPFLVNLEDCTFVRETFTQINHSYCPGLRRYTQWIYVGLVIVSAAVMLSLIFWVIYARERRHRVYTKQFVSTSEGPGKAS, encoded by the exons ATGTCATGCAATAACAGATCAAATCCGCCATTGTTTTTTCTCCTGgcctttgttttccttttctttctcttcacttcTTCAACAGCAACTCCCAGTTCCGCAACTTCCCATTCTCTATCCCTTTCCATCTCAg ATGATGTGGTCGGTGAGAGAGAGAATGATGGTGTGCTGGTTTCATGGAAGGCAAGGAGGCATCTTGCTGAAGAAGGGAACACAACATCTTCTTTGATATTGGCTGCAAAGAGAACAAGAAGGAGAGACCCTTTAGAGAACTCTAAATTCTACACTTCTGGTTATAATATCAGCAATAAACATTATTGGGCT TCTGTTGGTCTTACCGCGGCTCCCTTCTTTATCGTTGCTGCAGTTTGGTTTGTGATATTTGGACTGTGCTTGTCCTTTATCTGCCTCTGCTATTGCTGTTGTAGAAGAGAACCTTATGGCTATTCTCGAGCATGCTATGCTCTGTCTCTTATCTCCCTCATTTTCTTTACCATTGCTGCAAT TGCAGGATGTGGTGTTCTGTATGCTGGTCAAGGGAAGTTTCACAGGATTACAACAGACACATTGGAGTATGTAGTTAATCAGGCAGATGTTACTGCTGAAAACCTCAGGAATGTGTCAGATTATCTGGCTGCGGCTAAGAATGCTGGTGTATTGTCAGTTTTTCTGCCAACCAGTGTCCGAAATGACATTGATAGcattcaaacaaaaatcaactccTCTGGTGCTACTCTTTCCAGTACTACACAGAAGAATTCGCAAGGCATACAAGATGTTTTGGATACCAT AAGATTGATCCTGATTATCCTTGCTGCTGTAATGCTTGCTCTGGcatttcttggatttg TATTCTCCATTTTCGGGATGCAGTGTCTTGTTTACTT CCTGGTGATCCTTGGCTGGATTCTTGTCACGTGCACATTTGTTTTGTGTGGTGTATTCCTTCTCCTCCACAA CGTGGTTGCCGATACTTGTATTTCTATGGATGAGTGGGTTCAGAACCCCACTGCCAAAACAGCTCTGGATGATATAATCCCTTGTGTGGACAACGCAACTGCTCAAGAAACCTTGAGGCAGACAAAGGAGACAACTTACCAACTTGTCAGCGTTGTTGATAACATCATCAACACTGTCTCCAACAAAAATATCCCACCCCAAGCGGGAAATCTATATTACAATCAATCTGGTCCGCTAATGCCTGTACTTTGCAACCCATACAAATCTGATTATACAGATCGGCAATGCGCTGCTGGTGAAGTGGACTTAAGCAATGCTACCCAG GTGTGGAAGAAATATACCTGTCAGGTATCATCTGGGATTTGTACTACGCCTGGTCGGCTTACTCCTAGCTTGTACAACCAGATGGAATCTGCAGTAAACCTAAGTTATGGGTTGAATCGTTATGGTCCATTCTTGGTTAACCTGGAAGACTGCACTTTTGTGCGAGAAACATTCACCCAGATCAACCATTCTTATTGTCCCGGTTTGCGGCGATACACGCAATGGATATACGTTGGGCTAGTAATTGTATCTGCTGCTGTAATGCTGTCCCTGATCTTCTGGGTAATTTATGCAAGAGAGAGAAGGCATCGTGTATATACCAAGCAGTTCGTGTCTACCTCGGAAGGCCCTGGCAAGGCATCATGA
- the LOC133689458 gene encoding uncharacterized protein LOC133689458, giving the protein MASRDVPYPRSNAQQQARTCLCSPTTHPGSFRCSLHRNFRKVPSGSRIGRVGSNHNWDLTVVAKANPFKAILLHIIKPSSHDLHRRRDFQPRPTRFCLMNANRNGVAVS; this is encoded by the coding sequence ATGGCATCTAGAGACGTACCTTATCCTAGGTCAAATGCGCAGCAACAAGCCAGGACATGCCTATGTTCACCCACCACACATCCTGGATCATTCAGGTGCAGCCTGCACAGGAATTTCCGTAAGGTGCCTTCAGGATCAAGAATCGGTCGTGTTGGGTCGAATCATAATTGGGACTTGACTGTGGTTGCCAAAGCGAATCCGTTCAAGGCAATCTTGTTACACATTATCAAGCCATCTAGTCATGACCTTCACAGGAGGAGGGATTTCCAGCCCAGGCCTACCAGGTTTTGCCTAATGAATGCTAATAGAAATGGGGTTGCTGTTTCTTga